The following are encoded in a window of Methanobacterium sp. Maddingley MBC34 genomic DNA:
- a CDS encoding biopolymer transport protein (PFAM: MotA/TolQ/ExbB proton channel family) — translation MVASINDMFNSVMHSISQSLLTPVMVILAIFFIYALANLGILLSEYYKRRKLKLDIKPLIAQMLAVKDQRSPDELIKIIKASQLPPSHKEVLITLAETFNQSPEFRESLALKMVEDEGIIAAKRLERTDIIAKIAPAVGLMGTLIPLGPGLTALGEGDIQTLAQHLLIAFDAAVLGMASAAIAFTISKVRRRWYEEEISNLETIVDTVLEILK, via the coding sequence GTGGTAGCTTCCATCAATGATATGTTCAACAGTGTAATGCATTCAATTTCCCAGAGTCTTTTAACGCCAGTAATGGTTATTCTGGCAATATTCTTCATATATGCTCTCGCCAACCTTGGAATTCTTTTATCTGAATATTACAAGCGGCGAAAACTCAAATTAGATATTAAACCATTAATTGCTCAGATGTTAGCAGTGAAGGATCAGCGGAGTCCTGATGAACTCATTAAAATAATTAAAGCAAGCCAACTTCCACCCAGCCATAAGGAAGTTCTGATAACTCTGGCAGAAACTTTCAACCAGAGTCCAGAATTCAGAGAGTCACTGGCCCTTAAAATGGTAGAAGATGAGGGTATCATTGCGGCTAAAAGGTTAGAAAGAACCGATATTATTGCTAAAATCGCTCCTGCGGTGGGGTTAATGGGGACCTTGATACCTTTAGGTCCTGGACTCACTGCCCTGGGTGAAGGAGACATTCAAACCCTAGCTCAGCACCTTTTAATAGCATTCGATGCAGCAGTGCTGGGTATGGCCTCCGCTGCCATAGCATTCACCATATCCAAGGTAAGGCGACGCTGGTATGAGGAGGAAATTTCCAACCTGGAAACCATAGTTGACACTGTTCTGGAGATCTTGAAATAG
- a CDS encoding hypothetical protein (PFAM: Uncharacterized conserved protein (DUF2149)) yields the protein MIKQKMHRRRKELLSSDEEIDPMIYAVNMVDCMLVLAVGFLIFTIMSMGLQSVVFSEMSPQEKSAVSQAIKEKVQLEMGQEVNQTLTTGSGGPTGYEDVGKVYKDPQTGKLILIQNS from the coding sequence ATGATAAAGCAGAAAATGCACAGACGCAGAAAGGAATTGCTTTCCAGTGATGAAGAGATCGACCCCATGATCTACGCAGTGAACATGGTGGACTGCATGCTGGTACTGGCAGTGGGCTTTCTCATATTCACCATAATGTCCATGGGTCTGCAGAGCGTGGTGTTCAGTGAAATGTCACCTCAGGAGAAATCAGCTGTTTCCCAGGCGATAAAAGAAAAAGTTCAACTGGAAATGGGTCAAGAAGTCAACCAAACCTTGACCACTGGATCAGGTGGCCCCACCGGATATGAAGACGTAGGGAAGGTGTATAAAGATCCCCAGACTGGAAAGTTGATACTGATTCAGAATTCTTGA
- a CDS encoding repeat-containing protein (PFAM: Domain of unknown function DUF11; PKD domain~TIGRFAM: conserved repeat domain) encodes MKTIKPLISAVLLLLIISSTLGLVSASSFSGYLSIEFDKTTVNVGDTVTMTVTASNEGLDSWYPVEIYAPIPSGMQYVSHVVPDKTLQNYDPGSGIWNVNRMRHDERGHLKTLIITLKVLPEAAGEPITGTARFQTLMIEGTGEDLLASGQVPSFRSATITVPEIAPVASFTASPLTGTAPLTVYFTDTSSNGPTSWAWDFGDGIIESEEQNPIHTYNNPGTYMITLTASNSAGQSTKTIFITVKDGTDPGTGGGTGGGNGNGTGLGNGSSSGLGSAAGLLNQQSGGGGGNGKAYEVFQDTPKSEIYYGLAIILIAAVIILGYLYGTKRKQ; translated from the coding sequence ATGAAAACAATAAAACCTCTCATTTCAGCAGTTTTGTTGCTGTTAATAATATCATCTACTTTGGGATTAGTGTCTGCTTCATCATTTAGTGGATACTTATCTATAGAGTTCGATAAAACCACTGTAAATGTGGGAGACACAGTTACTATGACTGTAACTGCAAGTAATGAAGGATTAGATAGTTGGTATCCAGTGGAGATCTATGCACCCATACCATCTGGAATGCAATACGTTTCCCATGTTGTCCCGGATAAAACCCTGCAAAACTACGATCCGGGTAGTGGGATATGGAACGTAAATAGAATGAGGCATGATGAAAGGGGCCACCTAAAGACCCTTATCATAACCCTCAAAGTACTCCCCGAAGCAGCAGGCGAGCCTATAACTGGTACTGCAAGATTTCAGACACTTATGATCGAAGGAACTGGCGAAGATTTATTAGCTTCAGGTCAGGTTCCCTCTTTTAGAAGTGCTACCATAACTGTTCCTGAAATAGCACCCGTTGCAAGTTTCACGGCTTCACCACTCACTGGAACTGCCCCACTTACCGTTTATTTCACTGACACATCCAGTAATGGTCCAACAAGTTGGGCTTGGGACTTTGGTGATGGAATCATTGAAAGCGAAGAACAAAACCCCATCCACACTTACAATAATCCGGGTACTTACATGATTACCTTAACTGCATCTAACAGTGCAGGTCAGTCAACCAAAACTATTTTCATCACAGTAAAAGATGGTACCGATCCTGGTACTGGTGGAGGTACAGGTGGAGGTAATGGTAACGGCACTGGTTTAGGTAACGGATCAAGCTCTGGTTTAGGGTCGGCAGCTGGCCTTCTTAATCAGCAGAGTGGAGGAGGGGGAGGAAATGGAAAAGCCTACGAAGTTTTCCAAGACACCCCCAAATCTGAAATATATTATGGTCTGGCAATCATATTGATCGCAGCTGTGATCATCCTTGGATACTTGTACGGAACCAAGAGAAAACAATGA